In Labrys wisconsinensis, a single genomic region encodes these proteins:
- the hpnE gene encoding hydroxysqualene dehydroxylase HpnE, whose product MRAGTVHVVGAGLAGLSAATRLAERGFAVTLHEAAPQAGGRCRSYVDQTLGTTIDNGNHLVLSGNAAALAYLDRIGARDQLAGPAEAAFDFVDIRDGLTWRIRPSPGRLPWWILDPSRRVPGTRPLDYLALLRLRFARPDARIGEVIACTGPLYERLWHPLLLAALNTEPPSASARLADAVIRQTLERGGEACRPLVAREGLSAAFVEPALAFLARHGAQIRFGSRLRALTLDGGRAAALAFAEDAVALAPGDRVVLAVPAPVAAQLLPGIATPVQHRAIVNGHFLFEPPAGMPPFLGVVGGEAEWIFAYPGRISTTTSGADRLLEEPREALAERLWRDVQAALGLKATLPAWQIVKERRATFAALPAEAARRPHAATRWSNLVLAGDYTATGLPATIEGAIRSGMTAADAIEQADGRAGVAAA is encoded by the coding sequence ATGCGGGCCGGCACCGTCCATGTCGTCGGCGCCGGCCTCGCCGGCCTGTCCGCCGCCACGAGGCTCGCCGAGCGCGGCTTCGCCGTGACCCTGCACGAGGCGGCGCCGCAGGCAGGCGGGCGCTGCCGCTCCTATGTCGACCAGACGCTCGGCACCACCATCGACAACGGCAATCACCTCGTCCTCTCCGGCAATGCCGCCGCCCTCGCCTATCTCGACCGCATCGGCGCCCGCGACCAGCTCGCCGGGCCGGCGGAGGCCGCCTTCGACTTCGTCGACATCCGCGACGGCCTGACATGGCGGATCCGGCCCAGCCCCGGCCGGCTGCCCTGGTGGATCCTCGATCCCTCCCGGCGCGTGCCGGGAACGCGGCCGCTCGACTATCTCGCCCTGCTGCGCCTGCGCTTCGCCCGGCCGGACGCGCGCATCGGCGAGGTCATCGCCTGCACCGGCCCGCTCTACGAGCGGCTGTGGCATCCCCTGCTGCTGGCGGCCCTCAACACCGAGCCGCCATCGGCGAGCGCCCGGCTCGCCGACGCGGTGATCCGCCAGACGCTGGAGCGCGGTGGCGAGGCCTGCCGCCCGCTGGTGGCGCGCGAGGGCCTCTCGGCCGCCTTCGTCGAGCCCGCCCTCGCCTTCCTGGCGCGGCACGGGGCGCAGATCCGCTTCGGCAGCCGGCTGCGCGCCCTCACCCTCGACGGCGGCCGGGCTGCGGCGCTGGCCTTCGCCGAGGACGCGGTGGCGCTGGCACCGGGCGACCGCGTGGTGCTGGCCGTGCCCGCCCCGGTCGCAGCCCAGCTCCTGCCCGGCATCGCCACGCCGGTGCAGCACCGCGCCATCGTCAACGGCCATTTCCTGTTCGAGCCGCCGGCCGGCATGCCGCCCTTTCTCGGCGTGGTCGGCGGCGAGGCCGAATGGATCTTCGCCTATCCCGGCCGGATCTCGACCACCACCAGCGGCGCCGACCGGCTGCTCGAGGAGCCGCGCGAGGCGCTGGCGGAGCGGCTCTGGCGCGACGTCCAGGCAGCGCTGGGGTTGAAAGCGACCCTGCCGGCATGGCAGATCGTCAAGGAGCGGCGCGCCACCTTCGCCGCCCTGCCGGCCGAGGCGGCCCGGCGGCCGCACGCGGCGACGCGCTGGTCCAACCTGGTGCTGGCCGGCGACTACACTGCCACCGGCCTGCCGGCGACGATCGAAGGCGCGATCCGCTCGGGCATGACCGCGGCGGACGCCATCGAACAGGCGGACGGGCGCGCCGGTGTCGCGGCCGCGTAG
- the hpnD gene encoding presqualene diphosphate synthase HpnD, producing the protein MNEMSMPAPPAARAKGSSFYAAMRILPREQREAMYLVYDMCRAVDDVADEGGTSAQRLAELGRWREDLEALYAGGAPGRFAPVAPVVRRYGLRQEDFAALLDGMTMDAQADIRAPDMATLDLYCDRVASAVGRLSNPIFGIGGADSPALAHHLGRALQLTNILRDIDEDAGLGRLYLPREALEAAGIASRDPVEVAAHPALAKACEPVIARARNHFREAAAVVARLPRAATRAPRLMGAVYARLLDGMEARGFAPPRTRVRPGRLTLIGLLLRHGLF; encoded by the coding sequence ATGAACGAGATGTCGATGCCGGCGCCCCCGGCCGCGCGCGCCAAGGGCAGCTCCTTCTATGCGGCGATGCGCATCCTGCCGCGCGAGCAGCGCGAGGCGATGTACCTCGTCTACGACATGTGCCGGGCGGTCGACGACGTCGCCGACGAGGGCGGCACCTCGGCCCAGCGCCTCGCCGAGCTCGGGCGCTGGCGGGAGGATCTCGAGGCGCTCTATGCCGGCGGCGCGCCCGGCCGCTTCGCCCCGGTCGCGCCGGTTGTGCGGCGCTACGGCCTGCGGCAGGAGGATTTCGCGGCCCTGCTCGACGGGATGACCATGGATGCGCAGGCCGATATCCGCGCCCCCGACATGGCGACGCTCGACCTCTATTGCGACCGGGTGGCGAGCGCGGTCGGGCGGCTCTCCAACCCGATCTTCGGCATCGGCGGCGCCGACAGCCCAGCTCTCGCTCACCATCTCGGCCGGGCGCTGCAGCTCACCAACATCCTGCGCGACATCGACGAGGATGCCGGCCTCGGCCGCCTCTACCTGCCGCGCGAGGCGCTGGAGGCCGCCGGCATCGCCAGCCGCGATCCGGTCGAGGTCGCCGCCCATCCCGCCCTGGCCAAGGCCTGCGAGCCGGTGATCGCCCGGGCCCGGAACCATTTCCGCGAGGCCGCGGCCGTGGTGGCACGCCTGCCCCGGGCGGCGACCCGGGCGCCGCGGCTGATGGGCGCCGTCTATGCCCGCCTGCTGGACGGCATGGAGGCGCGTGGCTTCGCCCCGCCGCGCACGCGCGTGCGGCCCGGCCGCCTGACCCTGATCGGCCTCCTCCTGCGCCACGGCCTGTTCTGA
- the hpnC gene encoding squalene synthase HpnC: MDTASSARTGKGSGDENFPVASRLIAPRHRPAILAFYNFVRTADDVADHATLAPEEKLRLIDQLEAGLAGRSEAEPAARALRAVLQDRGLSPRHALDLLDAFRLDVRKARYASWDELIDYCRLSAMPVGRYVLDLHGESQALWPANDALCAALQVINHLQDCGKDFRALDRVYIPLDALSAAGADVAALGGDRASPALRRCLAALAQRAGRLLDEAQAFPAGIRDGRLSLEVAVIHRLARKLVGLIERRDPISERVHIGKAGALGVVAAVLAERVLRGPGRRAAEIGQPT; encoded by the coding sequence ATGGACACGGCTTCCTCCGCCAGGACCGGCAAGGGCTCGGGCGACGAGAATTTTCCCGTCGCCTCGCGGCTGATCGCACCGCGGCACCGGCCGGCGATCCTGGCCTTCTACAACTTCGTGCGCACGGCGGACGACGTCGCCGACCACGCCACCCTGGCGCCGGAGGAGAAGCTGCGCCTCATCGACCAGCTCGAAGCCGGTCTCGCCGGCCGCAGCGAGGCCGAGCCGGCGGCACGGGCGCTGCGGGCGGTGCTGCAGGACCGCGGCCTGTCGCCGCGCCATGCGCTCGACCTCCTCGACGCCTTCCGCCTCGACGTGCGCAAGGCGCGCTATGCGAGCTGGGACGAGCTGATCGACTATTGCCGCCTGTCGGCCATGCCGGTCGGGCGCTACGTGCTCGATCTGCACGGCGAAAGCCAGGCCCTCTGGCCGGCGAACGATGCCCTCTGCGCGGCGCTGCAGGTGATCAACCACCTGCAGGATTGCGGCAAGGATTTCCGGGCCCTCGACCGCGTCTACATCCCGCTCGACGCCCTGTCCGCCGCCGGCGCCGACGTCGCCGCGCTCGGCGGCGACCGCGCATCGCCGGCCTTGCGCCGCTGCCTCGCCGCCCTGGCCCAGCGCGCCGGCCGGCTGCTCGACGAGGCGCAGGCCTTCCCGGCCGGCATCCGCGACGGGCGGCTGTCGCTGGAGGTCGCGGTGATCCATCGTCTCGCCCGCAAGCTGGTCGGGCTCATCGAGCGGCGCGATCCCATCAGCGAGCGCGTGCACATCGGCAAGGCCGGCGCCCTCGGCGTGGTCGCCGCCGTGCTGGCCGAGCGGGTCCTGCGCGGCCCCGGGCGGCGGGCGGCCGAGATCGGGCAGCCGACATGA
- a CDS encoding glycosyltransferase → MVLALLAAAVWIVLIAARGGFWRAAERDEPAAGAAPAAWPAVVAVVPARNEADVIARAVGSLLAQDYPGPFRVVLTDDNSEDGTAEQARAAAQALGAGERLTILSGAPLARGWTGKLWALSQGIAAAEANAPAYLWLSDADIVYTPDCLRTMVIRAEAGRLAAVSLMARLRCESLAERMLVPAFIFFFQMLYPFRWVNQAGARTAAAAGGCVLVRREALAGIGGIGAIRGALIDDCTLAAQLKRRGGRIWLGLTGRATSIRASERFEDIRRMVARSAYAQLRYSPLMLAGTILGMLLVYVAPPAIALFGPAPARYVALATWVAMALAFVPTLRFYDRSWLWGPLLPVIAVCYMGFTVDSALQHRAGRGGMWKGRAQAPRDA, encoded by the coding sequence ATGGTGCTGGCGCTCCTCGCGGCGGCGGTCTGGATCGTTCTCATCGCCGCGCGCGGCGGCTTCTGGCGTGCGGCGGAGCGGGACGAGCCGGCGGCCGGCGCGGCGCCCGCGGCCTGGCCCGCCGTGGTGGCTGTCGTGCCGGCCCGCAACGAGGCCGACGTCATCGCCCGTGCCGTCGGGTCGCTGCTGGCGCAGGACTATCCCGGCCCGTTCCGCGTGGTCCTGACCGACGACAACAGCGAGGACGGCACGGCGGAGCAGGCGCGGGCGGCTGCGCAGGCGCTGGGCGCGGGCGAACGCCTGACCATCCTTTCCGGCGCGCCGCTGGCGCGGGGCTGGACCGGCAAGCTCTGGGCGCTCAGCCAGGGCATCGCCGCGGCCGAGGCGAACGCCCCCGCCTATCTCTGGCTGAGCGACGCCGACATCGTCTACACGCCGGACTGCCTCAGGACCATGGTGATCCGCGCCGAGGCGGGGCGCCTCGCGGCGGTCTCGCTGATGGCCAGGCTGCGCTGCGAGAGCCTGGCCGAACGCATGCTCGTCCCGGCCTTCATCTTCTTCTTCCAGATGCTCTACCCCTTCCGCTGGGTGAACCAGGCCGGCGCGAGGACAGCTGCGGCCGCAGGCGGCTGCGTCCTGGTGCGGCGCGAGGCCCTGGCCGGGATCGGGGGCATCGGCGCCATCCGCGGCGCCCTGATCGACGACTGCACGCTCGCCGCCCAGCTCAAGCGCCGCGGCGGCCGGATCTGGCTCGGCCTGACCGGCCGGGCGACGAGCATCCGCGCTTCCGAACGATTCGAGGATATCCGCCGCATGGTCGCCCGCTCGGCCTATGCGCAGCTCCGCTACTCGCCGCTCATGCTCGCCGGCACGATCCTCGGCATGCTGCTGGTCTATGTCGCGCCGCCGGCAATCGCCTTGTTCGGCCCGGCCCCGGCGCGCTACGTTGCGCTGGCGACCTGGGTCGCCATGGCGCTCGCCTTCGTGCCGACCCTGCGCTTCTACGACCGCTCCTGGCTGTGGGGACCCCTCTTGCCCGTCATCGCCGTTTGCTACATGGGCTTCACCGTCGACTCCGCGCTGCAGCACCGTGCAGGACGGGGCGGCATGTGGAAGGGACGCGCGCAGGCGCCGCGGGACGCATGA
- the hpnA gene encoding hopanoid-associated sugar epimerase encodes MSVVVVTGAGGFVGSAVARLLSGAGHRVRAIVRASSPRRNLEGTGFEEVAGDLRDPDVAGRAMQGARALFHVAADYRLWAPDPDEIRRNNLAMTGAVMRAALAAGVERVVYTSSVATLAPPHGTEPSDETRPLDEPGAVGVYKRSKVAAERLVEAMVRDEGLPAVIVNPSTPIGPRDVRPTPTGRVVVEAASGRMPAFVDTGLNLVHVDDVARGHLLALDHGRIGERYVLGGQDVALARMLADIAALVGRRPPRIRLARGLVVPLAAAAEAVARLTGREPFVSLDALRMSRHKMYYSSAKATRELGYHARPYGEALADAVAWFRSAGYIR; translated from the coding sequence ATGTCGGTGGTGGTCGTGACGGGGGCCGGCGGTTTCGTCGGTTCCGCGGTGGCTCGTCTCCTGTCCGGGGCGGGGCATCGCGTGCGCGCCATCGTCCGGGCCTCCTCGCCCCGCCGCAACCTCGAGGGCACCGGCTTCGAGGAGGTCGCCGGCGACCTGCGCGACCCCGATGTCGCCGGGCGGGCGATGCAGGGAGCCCGGGCCCTGTTCCACGTCGCCGCCGACTATCGCCTCTGGGCGCCCGACCCCGACGAGATCCGGCGCAACAACCTCGCCATGACCGGGGCCGTCATGCGCGCCGCCCTCGCCGCCGGCGTGGAGCGCGTGGTCTATACCTCCAGCGTCGCCACCCTGGCGCCGCCCCACGGCACGGAGCCGAGCGACGAGACCCGTCCGCTCGACGAGCCCGGCGCGGTCGGCGTCTACAAGCGCAGCAAGGTGGCGGCCGAACGCCTGGTCGAGGCCATGGTCCGCGACGAGGGCCTGCCGGCCGTCATCGTCAATCCCTCGACGCCGATCGGCCCGCGCGACGTGCGGCCGACCCCGACGGGACGCGTGGTGGTCGAGGCGGCCTCGGGCCGAATGCCGGCCTTCGTCGACACCGGCCTCAACCTCGTGCATGTCGACGACGTCGCCCGCGGCCATCTCCTCGCCCTCGACCATGGCCGCATCGGCGAGCGCTACGTCCTCGGCGGGCAGGACGTGGCGCTGGCGCGCATGCTCGCCGACATCGCGGCCCTGGTCGGGCGCCGCCCGCCGCGCATCCGCCTGGCGCGCGGGCTGGTGGTGCCGCTCGCCGCCGCGGCGGAAGCCGTGGCGCGCCTCACCGGCCGCGAGCCCTTCGTCAGCCTGGACGCGCTCCGGATGTCGCGCCACAAGATGTACTATTCCTCGGCCAAGGCCACCCGGGAGCTCGGCTACCACGCCCGCCCCTACGGCGAGGCGCTGGCCGACGCCGTCGCCTGGTTCCGGTCGGCGGGCTATATCCGGTGA